The following are encoded in a window of Fusarium oxysporum f. sp. lycopersici 4287 chromosome 5, whole genome shotgun sequence genomic DNA:
- a CDS encoding tubulin beta chain, whose translation MREIVHVQVGQCGNQVGSSFWQTVSGEHGVDGSGSYNGTDDQQRERIDVYFAEATKDKYVPRAVLVDLEPGPQDAIRAGPLGQLFRPDNFVAGNASAGNNWAKGHYTEGAELVEEAIDVVRHEVENCDHLQGFQLTHSLGGGTGSGMGTLLLSKIREEFPDRMMATFSVMPSPKVSDTVVEPYNATLSLNQLVENSDETFCIDNEALYDIYEKTLKIADPSYADLNYLISTVMAGVTTCFRFPGQLNSDLRKLAVNMIPFPRLHFFMVGFAPLTGRKMQGFQHLTVPSLAQQIFDNKNVMAAADFRNGRYLTCSAIFRGKLSTKEIEDQMLKVQTKNSEYFVDWIPNNVQTSVCSVPPRGLPMAATFVGNSTAIQEIFKRVDDQFSAMFRRKAFLHWYTSEGMDEMEFTEAQSNLHDLVSEYQQYQDAEIDDEVEEYEGEGEPEEYEG comes from the exons ATGCGTGAGATT GTGCACGTTCAAGTCGGCCAATGT GGCAACCAAGTCGGCTCCAGTTTCTG GCAAACCGTCTCTGGGGAGCATGGCGTTGACGGCAGCGGCTC ATACAACGGAACCGACGACCAACAGCGAGAGCGCATCGACGTTTACTTCGCCGAG GCCACAAAGGATAAGTACGTGCCCCGCGCGGTCCTTGTGGATCTTGAGCCCGGTCCTCAGGATGCCATCCGCGCCGGTCCTCTAGGCCAGCTTTTCCGCCCCGACAACTTTGTCGCCGGAAATGCCAGCGCCGGTAACAACTGGGCCAAGGGTCATTACACTGAAGGTGCTGAGCTCGTTGAGGAGGCCATCGATGTTGTGCGACACGAGGTTGAGAACTGTGACCATCTTCAGGGTTTCCAGCTCACCCACTCTCTGGGAGGTGGTACCGGTTCCGGTATGGGAACGCTTCTTCTGTCGAAAATCCGTGAGGAGTTTCCCGATCGTATGATGGCTACTTTTTCTGTTATGCCTTCGCCCAAGGTTTCTGATACCGTTGTCGAACCATACAACGCCACTTTGTCATTGAACCAGCTTGTCGAGAACTCCGATGAGACCTTCTGTATCGATAACGAGGCTTTGTACGACATTTACGAGAAGACCTTGAAGATCGCTGATCCTTCTTATGCCGATCTTAACTACCTGATCTCGACAGTTATGGCCGGCGTGACAACATGTTTCCGATTCCCCGGTCAGCTCAACTCCGATCTGCGCAAGTTGGCCGTCAACATGATTCCGTTCCCTCGACTTCACTTCTTCATGGTTGGATTTGCGCCTTTGACTGGTCGCAAGATGCAGGGCTTCCAACATCTTACCGTGCCCAGTCTGGCTCAGCAGATTTTCGATAACAAGAACGTtatggctgctgctgattTCCGCAACGGTCGATACCTCACTTGTTCCGCGATTTT CCGCGGTAAGCTGTCGACAAAGGAGATCGAAGACCAGATGCTCAAGGTGCAAACCAAGAACTCAGAGTATTTCGTCGACTGGATCCCCAACAACGTGCAAACCTCCGTTTGCTCTGTTCCCCCCAGAGGTCTCCCCATGGCCGCCACATTCGTCGGAAACTCCACCGCCATCCAGGAGATCTTCAAGCGCGTCGACGACCAATTCTCCGCCATGTTCCGTCGCAAGGCCTTCTTGCATTGGTACACCAGCGAGGGTATGGACGAGATGGAATTCACCGAGGCTCAGTCCAACTTGCACGACTTAGTCAGCGAGTACCAGCAGTACCAGGATGCTGAGATCGACGACGAGGTTGAGGAGTacgagggtgagggtgagcCTGAGGAGTATGAGGGCTAG
- a CDS encoding alkaline phosphatase, with product MRSAVILYACGLLATAVTAEFDGNLNYASPSRRHARLGIDVPLVKRRSLKRGNTPYDPSQLNFTHGVASGDPWPQSVVLWTRVAPSTQSDESEKVVNGTAGHYSHETEKYIKADPHPICVEWKVYESKSASRDGKTAASGRAYTTSDIDYTVKVEADGLKPLTTYYYQFKVCDSDVKSPVGRTKTAPTANDDVSDLSFAVFSCSNYPNGYFNAYGNAARKDEHDYVIHLGDYIYEYGANGSRASQPSTEIFTLHDYRTRHGQYRTDPDLQLLSQNFAWIPTWDDHEFANNGYRDGFSGLNNTEESFLKEGRKVTVDTRKVNAVRAYFEWMPIRQTDLDDGLRVWRSFQMGKLLDLIILDTRNYDRSITSLDWNDNYIDMIRDDPSRTLMGGRQENWFYRSLSKSKDRGAAWRIVGNQIIFSRITEDWGNGEVLPGDNWSGYVANRNRTLEHLYDNDIGNNIFLAGDSHQNWVSDLVWLGTKEYDNKTGAGSIGVEFAGTAVSSNGVGGPIEPAAGKAARARVQKNPELQWQEGYYRGYFILDVNAKQVSSRFYGSPSVASRNSWDIPLANFTVVSGDNHLKRPVAGGRAESGALRYGEVKHTNLTLNTETGEWKNVGFDTMYVKHD from the exons ATGAGGTCTGCTGTGATTCTCTATGCTTGTGGCCTTCTGGCTACAGCGGTGACGGCTGAGTTCGACGGCAACTTGAACTACGCCAGTCCATCTCGTCGTCATGCTCGTCTTGGAATCGATGTTCCGTTGGTCAAGCGTCGATCTCTGAAGCGTGGTAACACTCCTTATGATCCTTCTCAGCTCAACTTTACCCATGGAGTAGCCTCCGGAGATCCTTGGCCTCAGAGTGTTGTACTCTGGACCCGTGTTGCCCCTTCTACTCAGTCAGACGAGAGTGAGAAGGTTGTGAACGGCACCGCGGGACATTACAGCCATGAGACTGAGAAGTACATCAAGGCTGATCCTCATCCTATCTGTGTGGAGTGGAAGGTTTATGAGTCCAAGTCTGCTTCTAGAGATGGGAAGACGGCCGCCAGTGGACGAGCTTATACTACCTCTGATATCGACTACACTGTGAAG GTCGAAGCTGATGGCTTGAAACCACTTACCACTTACTACTACCAGTTCAAGGTCTGTGACTCGGATGTCAAGAGTCCTGTTGGCCGCACCAAGACTGCTCCTACCGCCAACGATGACGTCTCTGATCTGAGCTTCGCCGTGTTCTCTTGCAGTAACTATC CTAACGGCTATTTTAACGCTTATGGCAACGCTGCCAGAAAGGATGAGCACGACTATGTTATCCATCTGGGAGATTATATCTATGAGTATGGAGCCAACGGCAGCCGGGCCAGTCAGCCTTCTACTGAGATCTTTACCCTTCACGACTATCGAACTCGCCATGGACAA TACCGCACAGATCCCgatcttcagcttctgtCACAGAACTTTGCTTGGATCCCTACTTGGGATGATCACG AGTTCGCCAACAACGGTTACAGAGATGGATTCTCTGGTCTTAACAATACTGAAGAGTCCTTCTTGAAGGAGGGCCGCAAGGTCACCGTTGACACTCGAAAGGTTAACGCTGTCCGAGCTTACTTCGAGTGGATGCCCATCCG CCAAACTGATCTTGACGACGGCCTTCGAGTCTGGCGTTCTTTCCAAATGGGCAAGCTCCTGGATCTTATCATCCTCGACACCCGAAACTACGATCgcagcatcaccagcctcgacTGGAACGACAACTACATCGACATGATCCGAGATGATCCCAGCCGCACTCTCATGGGAGGTCGTCAGGAGAACTGGTTCTATCGATCTCTTAGTAAGTCTAAGGATCGAGGTGCTGCCTGGAGAATCGTTGGCAACCAGATTATCTTCTCGCGTATCACTGAGGACTGGGGTAACGGCGAAGTTCTTCCTGGTGATAACTGGAGT GGCTATGTCGCCAACCGAAACCGAACTCTTGAGCATCTGTACGACAACGATATTGGAAACAACATCTTCCTTGCTGGAGACAGCCACCAGAACTGG GTCTCGGATCTCGTTTGGCTTGGAACCAAGGAATATGACAACAAAACCGGTGCTGGAAGTATTGGTGTCGAGTTCGCCGGAACAGCTGTCAGCTCTAACGGTGTTGGTGGCCCTATCGAGCCTGCAGCCGGCAAGGCTGCTCGTGCTAGAGTCCAGAAGAACCCTGAGCTTCAGTGGCAAGAGGGTTACTACCGAGGATACTTCATTCTGGATGTAAATGCTAAGCAGGTCTCTTCTCGATTCTATG GCTCTCCTTCTGTTGCCTCTCGCAACTCCTGGGATATTCCCCTGGCTAACTTCACCGTCGTTTCTGGTGACAACCACTTGAAGCGTCCTGTTGCTGGTGGTCGTGCTGAATCCGGCGCTCTTCGATACGGAGAGGTCAAGCACACAAATCTCACTCTGAACACTGAGACTGGCGAGTGGAAGAACGTTGGCTTTGACACCATGTACGTCAAGCATGATTAA